Part of the Nitrospinota bacterium genome is shown below.
AAATTTTTAGAGTTTTTATACAAGTTCCTCGCCTGAGCCTCCGCCGACAGATATTTTGCCTTCTTCTTCCAGTTTTTTGCACACGCCGACGATCTTTGACTGGGTTTTTTCCACCTCGCTGATCTTCGTGGGCCCCATGGATTCGAGATCTTCTCGTATCATCAAAGCCGCCCGCTCCGACATATTATTTAACCATTTATCCTTGAGCGCATCGCTGGCGGTTTTTAGAGAAATCAGCAAATCCTCATTATTGACTTCTTTCAAGATCAATTGAATGCCCTGGTCGTCGATTTTTAGAATATCCTCATAGGTGAACCGGAGATTACGGATTTCATTGGCCATGTCCGGGTCAACTTCGTCCATGGCGGACAGAATGGAGGTTTCCGTGGCCCGATCCAGCGCTCCCATGATGTGAGCGGCGCTTTCCAGCCCCCCCAGTTTGCTTCCGGAAACCGCACCCGAGGCTCGAAATTCATTTTGTAGCGCTTCATCCAGTTCACGGAGAATGCTCGGAGAGACCCGCTCAAGCGATGCCAGACGGTGGACGATTTCCATGCGATTTTCTTCCGGCAGTTCGCGGATGGTTTGACTTGCCATTGGAGTGTCCAAATGGGCTATTATGATCGCCGCCGTTTGTGGATGCTCGTTGACTAAAAAAGCGGCTATGGTTCGGGGTTCCAGCATGCGCACTGTTTCCAGGCCGCCGCCCATTTCGTCGCCAGGGGTGGTTATATTATTGAGAATTTCCATCGCTTTCGCCGGGTCGAGGGCTTTCATCAAAGCGGACTTTAAAAAATCCATCCTGGCGATTCCAAGCCCTCCGGTGCCGGCATCCACGCTGTCATAAAATTCTTTGGTGACGGCATCCATGGATGGCATGTCCACATCTCCGAGGGAAGATATGTAGTTACCAATCATCTGGATTTCCCGTTCATCCATATTTTCCAGAATGGGAACGGCGTTTTCTTCTCCCAGGGACATCAGGAGAATGGCGGCTTTTTCGGGGCCGGTGAATTGTCTAGCCATGAGAGTGCCTTAATATATTAGGATGCCGGGCTTTTATCTTTGAGCCATTTGCGAATGATGCTGGCGGTAAACTTGGGATCATTACCGGCGAATTCTGCGACCGCTTGCCGGATTTCTGCGGACTCATTGAGGACATTGCCCAGGCTTTTTTTCTCTTCCTCGACAGCGGCCATTTCAGTGGTCGTTAATTGGCCATGCTCTGGAACCACCTCAAGGGAAGTCGTCATCCAGTTGATAATGGGACGGATGACTCTTGTGAAAAATAAGAGAACGAAAAGAGCCCCTAAAACGTATTTAGCGACCTTGAACGCCAGATCTGCGGTTTCGGACTTGGCGAGTCTGCTTTCCTCATCCTGTTCAAAGCTCCGGTCGAACTGAACGTTTTCCAGCTGGATCTGGTCCCCGCGTTTTTCATCGTAGCCGATGGCGGATTTGACAATGGGCAGGTATTTTGCCATTTCTTCTGGGGTCCTGGGCTGGTATTGGGCAGGTTCCCCCGTGACGTTTCCATCAATGAGTACGGCGACGGACAATTTCTTTACGGTGCCGATGGGCTTGGAGATCTGCCTGACAATTTTGTTGATTTCATAATTGAAGGTTTGATTTTCCTTGTCGCGTTTTGCCCCTTGGCTTCCCGCAGCACCTCCACCTGTTCCGCCAGGGACTAGACTTTGGGCTCCAGGGACACCTCCCGGAGGCAGCGCCCCCAGGGTCGCTTCGGTCACGATTTGTTCGCTTCGAACCACCTGGGAATCCGGATCAAAAATTTCTTCCGTCCTCTCCACCACTTCAAAGTCGAGGTCGGCATTCACGCGGGCAATGACCTTGCCTTCTCCCAAGGCATTTTCCAGCATGCGAACGATGGTGTCCTGAATTTGTTTTTCAACCAGCATCTTGTGCTGATGATTGGTGGTGGTGCGGACGGCGCCGCTGGAACCTTGCTGGTCCCCGGATAAAATATTTCCTTTCAGATCGACGACCACGACATCCTGTGCGCTGATTCCTTCTACGCTGGCGGCAACAAGATGGACGATTCCCTGCGCCTGATCTCTGGTCACTGTTTTTCCAGCCTTGACCTTGATGGTGACGGAGGCTTTCCCACGCGGTTTTTCTTTAAGGAACAAGGTGTCTTTGGGAATTACCAAATGGACTCGCGCCTGTTCCACGGCATCCAGGGTCTTGATGGTGCGGCTCAATTCACCCTGGATGGCGCGTTGATAGTTGAGTTTCTGCATGAATTCCGTCATCCACAGAGTGCTGTCCTCAAAAATTTCCATGCCCACTTCTCCCCCTTCAGGCAGGCCTTCGCCGGCCAGCTTGAGGCGGATTTCATGCATGTCTTTGGACGGGACCCGAATGGTTTGCCCGCCTGCGGAAAGTTCGTAAGGAATTTTTTCTGTCTTCAGCCGCTCCACAATTTGGGCGGCATCCTGAGGGCTCAGTTTAGCGTAAAGAAGCTGGTAGTCAGGAGTCTGCACCCACAGGGACATGGCGAACAGGGAGGCGAAACCGGTGGCCACCAATGCAAAAACAGCAAATTTCTGTCCTTGGGGAAGAGCAGAAAATCGGTCGGTGAGCTGCTTGATAAATGTGGAAAATTTTTCCATGAATATTTCAGGTTATGTCGTGGACAGGTTAAGTCTTATCTTCCAAGTTCTATCGCGCGGAGCGCCATGGATTTTGCGGCGTTCATGGCGGTGACGTTGGCTTCAAAAGAACGTGTTGTAGTGACCATATCCACCATTTCGCTGATCAAGTCAATGTTTGGCATGGCGACATAGCCCTCCTTGTTCGCGTCTGGATGATTCGGATTGAAAACGGTCCTGGGTTCCGTTTGGTCACGAACCACCTGAGTGACCAGGACTTGATTCAGCGTATCTCCCAATTCATTTTTCAAAACTTCACCAAAACTATTCTCCAACGGCAGGGCGCTGACCACCACGCTCTTTTTCCGGTACGGACCCCCTTCAGGGGTGCGGGTGGTTTCTACATTGGCCAGGTTGCTGGAAATGGCTTCCATGCGTTGCCGCTGAACGTTCAGTCCGGAGGAACTGATCTGCATTGCTGTCAAAAAATCCATAGCCG
Proteins encoded:
- the fliG gene encoding flagellar motor switch protein FliG, which gives rise to MARQFTGPEKAAILLMSLGEENAVPILENMDEREIQMIGNYISSLGDVDMPSMDAVTKEFYDSVDAGTGGLGIARMDFLKSALMKALDPAKAMEILNNITTPGDEMGGGLETVRMLEPRTIAAFLVNEHPQTAAIIIAHLDTPMASQTIRELPEENRMEIVHRLASLERVSPSILRELDEALQNEFRASGAVSGSKLGGLESAAHIMGALDRATETSILSAMDEVDPDMANEIRNLRFTYEDILKIDDQGIQLILKEVNNEDLLISLKTASDALKDKWLNNMSERAALMIREDLESMGPTKISEVEKTQSKIVGVCKKLEEEGKISVGGGSGEELV
- the fliF gene encoding flagellar basal-body MS-ring/collar protein FliF; translation: MEKFSTFIKQLTDRFSALPQGQKFAVFALVATGFASLFAMSLWVQTPDYQLLYAKLSPQDAAQIVERLKTEKIPYELSAGGQTIRVPSKDMHEIRLKLAGEGLPEGGEVGMEIFEDSTLWMTEFMQKLNYQRAIQGELSRTIKTLDAVEQARVHLVIPKDTLFLKEKPRGKASVTIKVKAGKTVTRDQAQGIVHLVAASVEGISAQDVVVVDLKGNILSGDQQGSSGAVRTTTNHQHKMLVEKQIQDTIVRMLENALGEGKVIARVNADLDFEVVERTEEIFDPDSQVVRSEQIVTEATLGALPPGGVPGAQSLVPGGTGGGAAGSQGAKRDKENQTFNYEINKIVRQISKPIGTVKKLSVAVLIDGNVTGEPAQYQPRTPEEMAKYLPIVKSAIGYDEKRGDQIQLENVQFDRSFEQDEESRLAKSETADLAFKVAKYVLGALFVLLFFTRVIRPIINWMTTSLEVVPEHGQLTTTEMAAVEEEKKSLGNVLNESAEIRQAVAEFAGNDPKFTASIIRKWLKDKSPAS
- the flgC gene encoding flagellar basal body rod protein FlgC, whose translation is MDFLTAMQISSSGLNVQRQRMEAISSNLANVETTRTPEGGPYRKKSVVVSALPLENSFGEVLKNELGDTLNQVLVTQVVRDQTEPRTVFNPNHPDANKEGYVAMPNIDLISEMVDMVTTTRSFEANVTAMNAAKSMALRAIELGR